The following proteins come from a genomic window of Geomonas sp. RF6:
- the rplJ gene encoding 50S ribosomal protein L10: MNKENKQQLVAEMHDKLLRAQAAFLADFRGMNVGQATELRNELRKAGVEFKVVKNTLLDIASKGTDKEALSPYYAGPTAIALSYDDPVAAAKVLSKFAKDATNPFTLKAGVLTGKAIGVADIQALADMPSREVLLGRLLGTLQAPTSNFVRVLAAVPGGFVRALDAIRAQKDGQ, translated from the coding sequence TTGAATAAGGAAAACAAACAGCAACTTGTTGCCGAGATGCACGACAAGCTCCTGAGGGCGCAGGCTGCGTTTCTCGCGGATTTCCGCGGCATGAACGTGGGCCAGGCTACCGAGCTCAGGAACGAGCTGCGCAAGGCAGGCGTCGAGTTCAAGGTTGTGAAGAACACCCTGCTCGACATCGCGTCCAAGGGCACCGACAAAGAGGCCTTGAGCCCCTACTACGCCGGTCCCACCGCGATCGCTCTGAGCTACGACGATCCGGTCGCAGCAGCGAAAGTGCTGTCGAAGTTTGCCAAGGATGCCACCAACCCCTTCACGCTGAAGGCTGGTGTGCTGACCGGCAAGGCTATCGGCGTGGCCGACATCCAGGCTTTGGCAGACATGCCGAGCCGCGAAGTGCTGCTGGGCCGCCTGCTGGGCACGCTCCAGGCACCGACCAGCAACTTCGTACGCGTCCTTGCTGCCGTTCCGGGCGGCTTCGTACGCGCGCTCGACGCTATCAGGGCCCAGAAAGACGGCCAGTAG
- the rplL gene encoding 50S ribosomal protein L7/L12: MAITKEEVISFIENMSVLELAGLVKELEEKFGVSAAAPMAVAAAAGPAVAAEAAEEKTEFDVILKAAGANKIAVIKVVRALTSLGLKEAKDLVDGAPQPVKTGISKEEAEDAKKQLVEAGAEVDVK, translated from the coding sequence ATGGCTATTACCAAAGAAGAAGTAATCAGCTTCATCGAGAACATGTCCGTCCTCGAACTCGCAGGGCTCGTGAAAGAGCTGGAAGAGAAGTTCGGCGTTTCCGCAGCAGCACCGATGGCAGTTGCTGCCGCTGCAGGCCCGGCAGTTGCCGCTGAGGCAGCTGAAGAGAAGACCGAGTTCGACGTTATCCTGAAGGCCGCTGGCGCCAACAAGATCGCCGTCATCAAGGTCGTGCGCGCTCTTACCTCCCTTGGTCTGAAGGAAGCGAAGGACCTGGTCGACGGCGCTCCGCAGCCCGTGAAGACCGGCATCTCCAAGGAAGAGGCCGAGGACGCGAAGAAACAACTGGTTGAAGCTGGCGCAGAAGTGGATGTAAAATAA
- the rpoB gene encoding DNA-directed RNA polymerase subunit beta: MAYSIANNPLLRKNFAKIHKIIDIPNLIDIQKNSYKRFLQLDTPVDARKNSGLEAVFRSVFPIKDFSDTASLEYVSYSLGAPKYDVEECHQRGMTFAAPMKVKVRLVVWDTTKDPGSRSIRDIKEQEVYFGEIPLMTDNGTFIINGTERVIVSQLHRSPGVFYDHDKGKTHSSGKVLYSARVIPYRGSWLDFEFDHKDILYVRIDRRRKMPATVLLKALGYSNDALINYFYKSEEIKISGGAMTKVADAELLANQKAMVDIVDPATGEVILKANRKFTKAAIRKMAEHNIREIPITVDEIVGKVASHDIYDPQTGEILVECNEELSLAKIEEIITKGIDSFSVLFIDNLHVTSSLRDTILIDKIGSTDEALIEIYRRLRPGDPPTLKSAMVLFENLFFNAERYDLSAVGRLKLNYKLGVDVPLDCMTLTKDDVLEVVRYLIELKNGKGNIDDIDHLGNRRVRAVGELLENQYRIGLVRMERAIKERMSLQEVENLMPHDLINSKPVSAVVKEFFGSSQLSQFMDQTNPLSEVTHKRRLSALGPGGLTRERAGFEVRDVHPTHYGRVCPIETPEGPNIGLIASLSTYARINEHGFVETPYRVVQEGRVTDDVRFYSALEEEGHAIAQANAEIDPQGRFASDYISARKGGEFVLVGRDELELMDVAPMQLVSVAASLIPFLENDDANRALMGSNMQRQAVPLLRADSPLVGTGMERVVARDSGVSSVARHNGVVESVDASRIVVKIDEDQYDATGTGVDIYNLIKFARSNQNTCINQRPVVKVGDHVKAGDIIADGPSTDMGELALGQNVLVAFMPWGGYNYEDSILISERLVKDDRYTSIHIEEFECVARDTKLGKEEITSDIPNLGEETLKDLDESGIIRIGAEVRPGDILVGKITPKGETQLSPEEKLLRAIFGEKAGDVRDTSLRVPPGVEGTVIGAKIFSRKGADKDARTELIEKAEEQRLRKDEQDEIRIIRDSAIGKLKKLLVGRTAAVKIDGSDGKTVIAKDQVITEQMLKGLPMDRWDEISIADDDTVDEKVAQTLSTLNQQIDIIKYVFDDKIQKLRRGDDLPPGVIKMVKVYIAIKRKLQVGDKMAGRHGNKGVVSRILPEEDMPYMEDGRPVEIVLNPLGVPSRMNVGQILETHLGWAAKGIGWKIEEFLEKNSPQDEIKRYLKGVYGNPDMDRFLDTLDADELMNVARRLKRGVPMASPVFEGASEQSIQSMMSEAGFATTGQVTLYDGRSGEPFMHKVTVGIMYVLKLHHLVDDKIHARSIGPYSLVTQQPLGGKAQFGGQRLGEMEVWAMEAYGAAYALQEFLTVKSDDVAGRTRMYEAIVKGKHTLEPGLPESFNVLIKELQSLGLDVELLEGEED; the protein is encoded by the coding sequence ATGGCTTATTCAATCGCGAATAACCCCCTTTTGCGCAAAAACTTCGCCAAGATCCACAAGATCATCGACATACCGAACCTCATCGACATCCAGAAAAATTCCTACAAGAGATTCCTCCAACTCGACACTCCCGTAGACGCACGCAAGAACTCTGGGCTCGAAGCCGTCTTTAGAAGCGTCTTTCCGATAAAGGACTTTAGCGACACCGCAAGCCTCGAGTACGTATCGTACTCTCTCGGCGCCCCGAAATACGACGTGGAGGAGTGCCATCAGCGCGGCATGACCTTCGCCGCACCGATGAAGGTGAAGGTGCGCCTGGTGGTCTGGGATACCACGAAGGATCCCGGCAGCCGTTCCATTCGCGACATCAAGGAGCAGGAGGTCTACTTCGGCGAGATCCCGCTGATGACCGACAACGGCACCTTCATCATAAACGGCACGGAGCGCGTCATCGTAAGCCAGCTGCACCGCTCCCCCGGCGTATTCTACGATCACGACAAAGGGAAGACCCACTCCAGCGGCAAGGTCCTGTACTCCGCTCGCGTGATCCCCTACCGCGGGTCGTGGCTTGACTTCGAATTTGACCATAAGGACATCCTTTATGTTCGCATAGACAGGCGCCGCAAGATGCCGGCGACCGTCCTTCTGAAGGCGCTCGGCTACTCCAACGACGCCCTCATCAACTACTTCTACAAGTCCGAGGAGATAAAGATCTCCGGCGGCGCCATGACGAAGGTCGCCGACGCGGAGCTCCTCGCGAACCAGAAGGCGATGGTGGACATCGTCGACCCGGCGACGGGCGAGGTCATCCTGAAGGCGAACCGCAAGTTCACCAAGGCGGCGATCCGCAAGATGGCGGAGCACAACATCAGGGAGATCCCCATCACGGTCGACGAGATCGTAGGTAAAGTCGCTTCCCACGACATTTACGACCCGCAGACCGGCGAGATCCTCGTGGAGTGCAACGAGGAGCTCTCCCTGGCCAAGATCGAGGAGATCATCACGAAGGGGATCGATTCCTTCTCCGTCCTCTTCATCGACAACCTGCACGTCACCTCGAGCCTCAGGGACACGATCCTCATCGACAAGATCGGCTCCACCGACGAGGCGCTCATCGAGATCTACCGCAGGCTCCGGCCGGGGGACCCCCCGACGCTGAAGAGCGCCATGGTACTCTTCGAGAACCTCTTCTTCAACGCGGAGCGCTACGACCTCTCCGCGGTCGGCCGCCTGAAGCTGAACTACAAGCTCGGCGTCGACGTGCCGCTCGACTGCATGACCCTTACGAAGGACGACGTCCTCGAGGTCGTGCGCTATCTCATCGAGCTCAAAAACGGCAAGGGGAACATCGACGACATCGACCACCTCGGCAACCGCCGCGTGCGCGCCGTCGGCGAGCTCCTGGAGAACCAGTACCGCATCGGCCTCGTGCGCATGGAGCGCGCCATCAAGGAGAGGATGAGCCTGCAGGAGGTGGAAAACCTCATGCCGCACGACCTCATCAACTCCAAACCGGTCTCCGCGGTGGTGAAGGAGTTCTTCGGGTCCTCCCAGCTCTCCCAGTTCATGGACCAGACGAACCCCCTCTCGGAGGTTACCCACAAGCGCCGTCTCTCCGCACTCGGACCGGGGGGCCTCACCCGCGAGCGCGCCGGCTTCGAGGTGCGCGACGTGCATCCGACCCACTACGGCCGCGTCTGCCCGATCGAGACTCCCGAGGGTCCGAACATCGGTCTCATCGCCTCCCTCTCCACCTACGCCCGCATCAACGAGCACGGGTTCGTGGAGACGCCGTACCGCGTCGTGCAGGAAGGGCGCGTCACCGACGACGTCCGCTTCTACTCCGCGCTGGAGGAGGAAGGGCACGCCATCGCGCAGGCAAACGCCGAGATCGATCCCCAGGGGCGCTTCGCATCCGACTACATCTCCGCAAGGAAAGGGGGCGAATTCGTCCTCGTCGGGCGTGACGAGCTCGAACTGATGGACGTGGCCCCGATGCAGCTCGTCTCCGTCGCGGCTTCACTCATCCCGTTCCTCGAGAACGACGACGCAAACCGCGCACTCATGGGCTCCAACATGCAGCGTCAGGCGGTGCCCCTGCTGCGCGCCGACTCCCCGCTCGTGGGGACCGGCATGGAGCGCGTCGTTGCCCGCGACTCCGGTGTTTCCTCCGTGGCGCGTCACAACGGTGTCGTGGAGAGCGTCGACGCCTCCAGGATCGTGGTGAAGATCGACGAGGACCAGTACGACGCCACCGGGACCGGCGTGGACATCTACAACCTGATCAAGTTCGCCCGCTCCAACCAGAACACCTGCATCAACCAGAGGCCGGTGGTGAAGGTAGGGGACCACGTGAAGGCGGGCGACATCATCGCCGACGGTCCTTCCACCGACATGGGGGAACTGGCGCTCGGCCAGAACGTCCTGGTCGCCTTCATGCCGTGGGGCGGCTACAACTACGAGGACTCCATCCTCATTTCGGAGCGCCTGGTAAAGGACGACCGCTACACCTCGATCCACATCGAGGAGTTCGAGTGCGTGGCGCGCGACACGAAGCTCGGGAAGGAAGAGATCACCTCCGACATCCCGAACCTCGGGGAGGAGACGCTGAAAGATCTCGACGAGTCCGGCATCATCAGGATCGGCGCCGAAGTCCGCCCGGGGGACATCCTCGTCGGGAAGATCACCCCGAAGGGGGAGACCCAGCTCTCTCCGGAGGAAAAGCTCCTGCGCGCCATCTTCGGCGAGAAGGCGGGCGACGTGCGCGACACCTCGCTGCGCGTTCCCCCCGGCGTGGAAGGGACCGTCATCGGGGCGAAGATCTTCTCCCGCAAGGGCGCCGACAAGGACGCCCGCACCGAGCTCATCGAGAAGGCCGAGGAGCAGCGTCTCAGGAAGGATGAGCAGGACGAGATCCGCATCATCCGCGACTCCGCCATCGGGAAGCTGAAGAAGCTCCTCGTCGGGCGCACCGCCGCGGTGAAGATCGACGGCTCCGACGGGAAGACCGTCATCGCGAAGGACCAGGTCATCACGGAGCAGATGCTGAAGGGGCTCCCGATGGACCGCTGGGACGAGATCTCCATCGCCGACGACGACACGGTCGACGAGAAGGTAGCGCAGACGCTCTCCACCCTGAACCAGCAGATCGACATCATCAAGTACGTCTTCGACGACAAGATCCAGAAGCTGCGTCGCGGCGACGACCTCCCTCCGGGGGTCATCAAGATGGTGAAGGTGTACATCGCCATCAAGAGAAAGCTCCAGGTCGGCGACAAGATGGCAGGGCGCCACGGCAACAAGGGTGTCGTCTCCCGCATCCTCCCCGAGGAGGACATGCCGTACATGGAGGACGGCCGTCCGGTGGAGATCGTCCTCAACCCGCTCGGCGTTCCGTCCCGTATGAACGTGGGGCAGATCCTGGAGACCCACCTCGGCTGGGCAGCGAAGGGGATCGGCTGGAAGATCGAGGAGTTCCTGGAGAAGAACTCCCCGCAGGACGAGATCAAGCGCTACCTGAAGGGTGTCTACGGCAACCCTGACATGGACCGTTTCCTCGACACCCTCGACGCGGACGAACTGATGAACGTGGCGCGTCGCCTGAAGCGCGGTGTGCCGATGGCAAGCCCGGTCTTCGAGGGGGCGAGCGAGCAGTCGATCCAGTCGATGATGAGCGAGGCCGGCTTCGCCACCACCGGGCAGGTGACGCTGTACGACGGCAGGAGCGGCGAGCCGTTCATGCACAAGGTCACCGTGGGGATCATGTACGTCCTCAAACTGCACCACCTGGTCGACGACAAGATCCACGCCCGTTCCATCGGTCCCTACTCTCTCGTCACCCAGCAGCCGCTCGGCGGCAAGGCGCAGTTCGGCGGGCAGAGGCTCGGGGAGATGGAGGTCTGGGCGATGGAAGCGTACGGCGCGGCTTACGCGCTGCAGGAGTTCCTCACGGTGAAGTCCGACGACGTCGCCGGACGCACCAGGATGTACGAGGCGATCGTCAAAGGGAAGCACACCCTGGAGCCGGGGCTCCCCGAGTCCTTCAACGTGCTCATCAAGGAACTGCAGTCTCTCGGGCTCGATGTCGAGCTGCTCGAGGGTGAAGAGGACTAG